The Devosia sp. A16 genome includes a window with the following:
- a CDS encoding epoxide hydrolase family protein: MSITPFKVQVSDDAIADLKERLTMARWPHPTSTDWSRGQPVGFISELAEQWLNKFDWRAWEARLNAHPQFLTEIDGQTIHFLHIRSKEPNAFPLILTHGWPSSVLEFFEVIGPLSDPRAHGLDPALAFDLVIPSLPGYGWSTPLAAPGWDTARVARTWDMLMRQLGYTRYGAQGGDVGSLVGKELGTLAPEGLVGTHLQQIFAFPQGEPGEMERLTPFEQEGVANLEKFTKYNGYQDIQSKRPGTLGYGLVDSPVGQLAWNTELFFGFEGEGVNYVDRDRYLAHVSIYWFTASGGSAANIYLEDARSGSGYREARNDIPTGVAVFPWDFRSVRSFAERANNIVHWTEMPRGGHFAATDVPDLLVEDIRTFFGKLI; the protein is encoded by the coding sequence ATGAGCATCACCCCTTTCAAGGTCCAGGTGTCCGACGATGCGATCGCCGATCTGAAGGAGCGCCTGACCATGGCGCGCTGGCCGCATCCCACGAGCACCGACTGGAGCCGCGGTCAGCCGGTCGGCTTCATCAGCGAGCTGGCCGAGCAATGGCTCAACAAGTTCGACTGGCGCGCCTGGGAGGCTCGGCTCAACGCCCATCCGCAATTCCTGACCGAGATCGACGGGCAGACCATTCACTTCCTCCATATCAGGTCCAAAGAGCCCAACGCCTTTCCGCTGATCCTCACCCATGGCTGGCCTTCGAGTGTGCTCGAGTTCTTCGAGGTGATCGGGCCGCTGAGCGATCCGCGCGCGCACGGGCTCGATCCGGCGCTGGCTTTCGACCTCGTCATCCCCTCGCTGCCCGGCTACGGCTGGTCGACGCCGCTGGCCGCGCCGGGCTGGGATACCGCCCGGGTGGCGAGGACCTGGGACATGCTGATGCGGCAGCTCGGCTATACCCGCTACGGCGCGCAAGGCGGCGATGTCGGCTCGCTCGTCGGCAAGGAGCTCGGCACCCTCGCGCCCGAGGGTCTCGTCGGCACCCATCTGCAGCAGATCTTCGCCTTCCCCCAGGGCGAGCCCGGCGAGATGGAGAGGCTGACGCCCTTCGAGCAGGAAGGCGTCGCCAACCTCGAGAAGTTCACCAAGTACAATGGCTACCAGGATATCCAGTCCAAGCGCCCTGGCACCCTGGGCTACGGCCTCGTCGATTCGCCCGTCGGCCAGCTCGCCTGGAACACCGAGCTGTTCTTCGGCTTCGAGGGAGAAGGGGTGAACTATGTCGATCGCGACCGCTACCTGGCCCATGTTTCGATCTACTGGTTCACCGCCTCCGGCGGCTCCGCCGCCAATATCTATCTCGAGGATGCGCGCTCCGGTTCGGGCTATCGCGAGGCGCGCAACGACATCCCGACCGGCGTCGCGGTGTTCCCGTGGGATTTCCGTTCGGTGCGGAGTTTCGCCGAACGGGCCAACAACATCGTGCACTGGACCGAGATGCCGAGGGGTGGCCACTTCGCTGCCACCGACGTGCCTGACCTGCTGGTCGAGGACATCCGGACGTTCTTCGGAAAGCTGATCTGA
- a CDS encoding DinB family protein, with product MTVASRIMRKLAQNNHLANHRLLTACFSLQPGEFEAKRVSFFPSLKATLNHIVTIDWFYVDALEGGTLGPRAWDPEEPFDAIAPLAEAQFAVDRRLLAFCTDLTDARLAAQTRVHRTNRIQVERTDDLLLHLFMHQTHHRGQVHAMLAGSSVQPPQLDEFLTASDFRDRAEDMAALGWSEAELGA from the coding sequence ATGACCGTCGCCAGCCGCATCATGCGCAAGCTGGCGCAGAACAACCACCTCGCCAACCACCGGCTGCTGACGGCGTGCTTCTCGTTGCAGCCGGGCGAATTCGAAGCCAAGCGGGTAAGCTTTTTTCCCTCGCTCAAGGCGACGCTCAACCACATCGTGACCATCGACTGGTTCTATGTCGACGCGCTGGAAGGCGGCACGCTCGGGCCGCGCGCCTGGGATCCGGAAGAGCCCTTTGATGCCATCGCGCCGCTGGCCGAGGCGCAGTTCGCGGTCGACCGACGCCTGCTGGCCTTCTGCACCGACCTGACCGACGCACGCCTTGCCGCCCAGACGCGCGTCCATCGCACCAACCGCATCCAGGTCGAGCGCACCGACGACCTGCTGCTGCACCTGTTCATGCATCAGACCCACCATCGCGGCCAGGTGCATGCCATGCTGGCCGGCAGTTCGGTGCAACCACCCCAGCTCGACGAGTTCCTCACCGCCAGCGATTTCCGGGATCGAGCCGAGGACATGGCGGCGCTCGGCTGGAGCGAAGCCGAACTCGGGGCCTAG
- the xylA gene encoding xylose isomerase, which produces MTDFFKGLQPVKFEGPTSSNPLAYRFYNKDELVLGKRMEDHIRPAIAYWHTFAWEGGDPFGGRTFDRPWYDKGLEGAKLKADVAFELFDLLDAPFFCFHDADVAPEGATLKESNKNLRTITDIFAKKMQSSRTRLLWGTANLFSNRRYMAGAATNPDPNVFAYAAGQVKEMLEITHELGGANYVLWGGREGYETLLNTRIKQEQDQAARFLSLVIDHAKKIGFKGQLLIEPKPQEPTKHQYDYDVSTVYGFLKTYGLEKEVKVNIEVGHAFLAGHSFEHELAVAGGLGILGSVDANRNDLQSGWDTDQFPNNPGEMALAFYQILKAGGLGKGGFNFDAKVRRQSIEPVDLLYGHIGGLDVLARGLKAAAAMIEDGTFDKALDARYAGWNEKGAAAMLKGERTLAEIAQWVEAENINPEPRSGQQEYLENLVNRFV; this is translated from the coding sequence GTGACTGATTTCTTCAAGGGACTGCAGCCCGTCAAGTTCGAAGGACCGACGTCCAGCAACCCGCTCGCCTATCGGTTCTACAACAAGGACGAACTGGTGCTGGGCAAGCGGATGGAAGATCACATCCGGCCGGCAATTGCCTATTGGCATACCTTCGCCTGGGAAGGCGGCGATCCGTTCGGCGGCCGCACCTTCGACCGGCCCTGGTACGACAAAGGCCTCGAGGGCGCCAAGCTCAAGGCGGATGTCGCCTTCGAGCTGTTCGACCTGCTGGATGCGCCGTTCTTCTGCTTCCATGACGCCGATGTCGCTCCCGAGGGGGCGACGCTGAAGGAAAGCAACAAGAACCTTCGCACCATCACCGACATCTTCGCCAAGAAGATGCAGAGCTCGCGCACCAGGCTGCTCTGGGGCACGGCGAACCTGTTCAGCAACCGCCGCTACATGGCCGGCGCCGCCACCAATCCCGACCCCAATGTGTTCGCCTATGCCGCCGGGCAGGTGAAGGAAATGCTGGAGATCACCCATGAACTGGGTGGCGCCAACTACGTGCTGTGGGGTGGCCGCGAGGGCTACGAGACGCTGCTCAACACCCGCATCAAGCAGGAGCAGGACCAGGCGGCGCGCTTCCTGTCGCTGGTCATCGACCACGCCAAGAAGATCGGTTTCAAGGGACAGCTGCTGATCGAGCCCAAGCCGCAGGAGCCGACCAAGCACCAGTACGACTACGACGTGTCAACAGTCTACGGCTTCCTCAAGACCTACGGTCTCGAAAAGGAGGTCAAGGTCAACATCGAAGTCGGCCATGCCTTCCTCGCCGGCCACAGCTTCGAGCATGAGCTGGCGGTCGCTGGCGGGCTCGGCATCCTCGGCTCGGTCGATGCCAACCGCAACGACCTGCAGTCGGGCTGGGATACCGACCAGTTCCCCAACAATCCGGGCGAAATGGCGCTGGCCTTCTACCAGATCCTCAAGGCCGGCGGGCTGGGCAAAGGCGGCTTCAACTTCGACGCCAAGGTGCGGCGCCAGTCGATCGAACCGGTCGACCTGCTCTATGGCCATATCGGCGGCCTCGACGTGCTGGCCCGCGGCCTCAAGGCGGCGGCGGCGATGATCGAGGACGGCACCTTCGACAAGGCGCTGGACGCGCGCTACGCCGGCTGGAACGAGAAGGGCGCCGCCGCGATGCTGAAGGGCGAGCGCACGCTGGCCGAGATCGCCCAGTGGGTGGAGGCCGAAAACATCAACCCCGAACCGCGCTCGGGACAGCAGGAATACCTGGAAAACCTGGTCAACCGCTTCGTGTGA
- a CDS encoding DUF1697 domain-containing protein, with the protein MAAYVALIRAIGPVTHAKMKMAALRDACAAAGLDDVSTVGNTGNLILRASHTMTQVRKLVQRAVDGFGLGPANEVFVVRPRDMATVVEADPFPEVAAERPHELGVCTFHQALDWAPLRDWAGPEQLAMVGAHLIVAYPKGISTSKLQIEKALGARMTQRNWRVFAGLADKGTALAKG; encoded by the coding sequence ATGGCGGCCTATGTCGCCCTGATCCGCGCCATCGGTCCGGTGACGCATGCCAAGATGAAGATGGCGGCGCTACGCGATGCCTGCGCCGCCGCCGGGCTGGACGACGTTTCGACCGTCGGCAACACCGGCAACCTCATCCTTCGCGCCAGCCACACGATGACCCAGGTGCGCAAGCTCGTGCAGAGGGCAGTCGACGGTTTCGGGCTCGGCCCGGCCAACGAGGTGTTCGTCGTAAGGCCCCGGGACATGGCCACGGTGGTTGAGGCCGACCCCTTTCCAGAGGTGGCCGCCGAGCGTCCGCACGAGCTTGGCGTCTGCACTTTCCACCAGGCGCTCGACTGGGCGCCGCTGCGCGATTGGGCCGGTCCGGAACAGCTGGCCATGGTCGGCGCCCACCTGATCGTCGCCTACCCGAAGGGCATCAGCACCTCGAAACTGCAGATCGAAAAGGCGCTCGGCGCCCGCATGACGCAGCGCAACTGGAGGGTGTTCGCCGGCTTGGCAGACAAGGGCACGGCGCTGGCGAAGGGCTGA
- a CDS encoding LacI family DNA-binding transcriptional regulator — protein MDEVKRRATVHDVAREAGVSLATVDRVLNGRPGVRTETADKVAEAIKALDFRRDLSASLLARARDLGVTFLIPDGRNQFMLALVDAIARRARTTKGERISITTELVHAFDAAALASALSSLDPKSCDCAVVVATEDDKVRRAIDQASRRGIAVVTLVSDLPGSARRHFVGIDNVAAGRTAASLIGRFCPAGGIGLIAGSLSLADHHQRREGFEAVLGAEFPQHRIVGPLEGFDDDAKTEAAAIELLSQPLSGIYNMGGGYAGLLRALERTGKTGKVRVVAHELTEATRAGLASGAIDVVIDQNPDGEIAAALAVARALALGQDAERRPAPIEIGLYLRDNLPRG, from the coding sequence ATGGACGAAGTGAAGCGCCGCGCCACGGTGCACGACGTCGCGCGAGAGGCCGGCGTGTCGCTGGCGACGGTCGACCGCGTCCTCAACGGTCGTCCGGGCGTGCGCACCGAAACCGCCGACAAGGTGGCCGAGGCGATCAAGGCGCTGGATTTCCGCCGCGACCTGTCGGCGTCGCTCCTGGCCCGCGCCCGCGACCTCGGCGTCACCTTCCTGATCCCGGACGGTCGCAACCAGTTCATGCTGGCGCTGGTCGACGCGATTGCCCGGCGGGCCCGCACCACCAAGGGCGAGCGCATCTCGATCACCACCGAACTGGTGCATGCGTTCGACGCGGCCGCGCTGGCCAGCGCGTTGAGCAGCCTCGACCCCAAGAGCTGCGACTGCGCCGTGGTGGTCGCCACCGAAGACGACAAGGTGCGGCGCGCCATCGACCAGGCGTCGCGCCGTGGCATCGCCGTGGTGACGCTGGTTTCCGACCTGCCCGGTTCGGCCCGCCGGCACTTCGTGGGCATCGACAACGTGGCCGCAGGGCGCACCGCGGCGTCGCTGATCGGCCGCTTCTGTCCCGCCGGCGGGATTGGGCTCATCGCCGGCTCGCTCAGCCTCGCCGACCATCACCAGCGCCGCGAGGGGTTCGAGGCGGTGCTCGGGGCCGAGTTCCCCCAGCACCGGATCGTCGGCCCACTGGAGGGGTTCGACGACGACGCCAAGACCGAGGCGGCGGCGATCGAACTGCTGAGCCAGCCGCTCAGCGGCATCTACAACATGGGCGGCGGCTATGCCGGCCTGCTGCGCGCGCTGGAGCGCACCGGCAAGACCGGCAAGGTGCGCGTGGTGGCGCATGAACTGACCGAAGCGACGCGGGCCGGGCTCGCCAGCGGTGCCATCGACGTGGTGATCGACCAGAACCCGGATGGCGAAATCGCCGCCGCTCTCGCGGTCGCCCGCGCGCTGGCCCTGGGGCAGGATGCGGAGCGCCGACCGGCCCCCATTGAAATCGGCCTCTATCTGCGCGACAATCTCCCCAGAGGGTAA
- a CDS encoding helix-turn-helix transcriptional regulator, with protein MDKTERLFSVMDALRRHRRPVTAAALAEEQGVSVRTLYRDVQTLIGLGAPIDGEAGVGYMLRPGFFLPPLMFTPEELEALVLGGRWVEAQPDAGLAGAARNALAKIATASPDDLRDRIKDTGLWPVLMRGPQEPTPVLGLVRAAMRSEKALHIEYADESGKPSERDIWPVQLAYYEGKQIVAGWCCMREAFRNFRTDRIISAAETDQRYGRRRLQLAKEWREEWARQHPAWASQPG; from the coding sequence TTGGACAAGACCGAACGCCTGTTTTCCGTCATGGACGCCCTGCGCCGTCACCGCCGCCCGGTCACCGCCGCGGCGCTGGCCGAGGAGCAGGGCGTTTCAGTCCGCACCCTCTATCGGGACGTGCAGACGCTCATCGGGCTGGGCGCGCCGATCGATGGCGAGGCCGGGGTGGGCTATATGCTGAGGCCGGGTTTCTTCCTGCCGCCGCTGATGTTCACGCCCGAGGAACTCGAGGCGCTGGTGCTGGGCGGCCGCTGGGTCGAGGCGCAGCCCGATGCCGGGCTCGCCGGCGCCGCCAGGAACGCGCTTGCCAAGATCGCCACGGCGTCCCCCGACGACCTGCGCGACCGGATCAAGGATACCGGCCTGTGGCCGGTGCTGATGCGCGGACCGCAGGAGCCGACCCCGGTGCTGGGCCTGGTGCGCGCCGCCATGCGCAGCGAGAAGGCGCTGCATATCGAGTACGCCGACGAGAGCGGCAAACCGTCCGAGCGCGATATCTGGCCGGTGCAGCTCGCCTATTACGAGGGGAAGCAGATCGTCGCCGGCTGGTGCTGCATGCGTGAAGCCTTCCGCAATTTCCGCACCGACCGCATCATCTCGGCCGCGGAAACCGACCAGCGCTATGGCCGGCGCCGCCTGCAACTGGCCAAGGAATGGCGTGAGGAATGGGCGCGGCAGCATCCGGCCTGGGCCAGCCAGCCGGGCTGA
- a CDS encoding helix-turn-helix domain-containing protein, whose amino-acid sequence MPIKVNLAVLLAERGIKSKDLAEFVGITEANLSLLRQGKVKGMRFDTLEAICIYLKCEPGDLLKFVPGDAETP is encoded by the coding sequence ATGCCGATCAAGGTCAACCTCGCCGTGCTGCTGGCCGAACGCGGCATCAAGTCCAAGGATCTGGCGGAGTTTGTCGGCATCACGGAAGCCAATCTGTCGCTGCTGCGGCAGGGCAAGGTGAAGGGTATGCGCTTCGATACTCTGGAAGCGATCTGCATCTATCTCAAATGCGAGCCCGGCGACCTGCTGAAGTTCGTGCCCGGCGATGCCGAGACGCCCTGA
- a CDS encoding SRPBCC domain-containing protein, with product MDDFATARDHRFDIVTSRVLNAPPAAVFAAFADPQVLATWWGPRGFRDTIHAFDFRVGGIWRHTLHNPDGHEHENEARFTVIEPGSRIEYDHNSGKHFTLSFRPAPGGKTLFSLGMTFESAEAQRAARELVSRSNDENIDRLAAVLRT from the coding sequence ATGGACGACTTTGCGACCGCTCGCGACCACCGCTTCGACATCGTCACCAGCCGGGTGCTGAATGCGCCGCCGGCGGCCGTGTTCGCGGCCTTCGCCGATCCGCAGGTGCTGGCGACCTGGTGGGGTCCCAGGGGGTTCCGCGATACCATCCATGCCTTCGACTTCCGGGTGGGCGGTATCTGGCGGCACACGCTGCACAATCCCGATGGGCACGAGCACGAGAACGAAGCGCGCTTCACCGTTATCGAACCCGGATCAAGGATCGAATACGACCACAACTCCGGCAAGCATTTCACTCTCAGCTTCCGGCCGGCGCCCGGCGGCAAGACCTTGTTCTCGCTGGGCATGACGTTCGAGAGCGCCGAGGCGCAACGCGCCGCGCGCGAACTGGTCAGCCGCTCGAACGACGAGAACATCGACCGGCTGGCGGCGGTGCTGAGGACCTAG
- a CDS encoding DUF1294 domain-containing protein — MARQSGELVQWNDERGFGFIAGDDGGRHFVHISDIGRIATRPRAGDRVSFTLGRGADGRAAAKEVKIAGANPINVGARRRGAAMPAAPQIGVRGLTAGIIVLLALADYLIGRAPVWLPFAYLVLGVTSIAVYWFDKRAAEADRWRVTEKSLHLIDAVGGIAGGLVAQQLLRHKTSKQSFVAVTVLIALAHLAALASLGLGWWSFAQAS; from the coding sequence ATGGCGCGGCAGAGCGGCGAACTGGTGCAGTGGAACGACGAGCGCGGTTTCGGTTTCATTGCCGGCGACGATGGTGGCCGCCACTTCGTCCATATCAGCGATATCGGCCGGATCGCCACGCGGCCCCGCGCCGGTGACCGTGTGTCATTCACGCTCGGGCGTGGCGCTGACGGACGGGCGGCGGCAAAGGAGGTAAAGATCGCCGGCGCCAACCCGATCAATGTCGGGGCGAGGCGCCGTGGGGCAGCAATGCCTGCCGCGCCGCAGATCGGCGTGCGAGGCCTGACAGCCGGCATTATCGTCCTGCTCGCGCTCGCCGATTATCTGATCGGACGGGCGCCGGTCTGGCTGCCCTTTGCCTACCTGGTGCTCGGAGTGACCAGTATCGCGGTCTACTGGTTCGACAAGCGGGCGGCGGAAGCGGACCGCTGGCGGGTCACGGAAAAGAGCCTTCACCTCATCGACGCCGTCGGCGGCATTGCCGGGGGGCTCGTCGCGCAGCAGCTGCTGCGCCACAAGACCAGCAAGCAGAGTTTTGTCGCGGTGACCGTGCTGATCGCCCTCGCGCACCTGGCGGCGCTGGCGAGCCTCGGCCTCGGGTGGTGGAGCTTCGCTCAGGCATCGTAA
- a CDS encoding epoxide hydrolase family protein: MTPFTIAIADAEIVALKSRLQHARFPDEVEDAGWDYGTSVPFLRRFVAYWGNAFDWRAAEARLNRYPQFTAMVDGEMVHFVHVRGKGANPVPVLLANGWPSNFVELLPLVDRLTAEVDGGSFDVIIPSLPGYGFSSRPTRKGMNLTQIGHLWAKLMQQLGHSRFLVSGSDLGGGAVLGLVRHYPERLLGAHYCNVFSGYPRPPEPTAEEVEYFRRVDHSSFVEGAYALLHGTKPTSLAVGLNDSPAGLAAWIIEKFHHWGDTGGDVESVFPFETLATLLSVYWFTETIGSSVRLYKEAFADQELLAPMPTHDVLQGVLVPAESDLPAPRAWGERNLQNLVHWNEARQGGHFPALEVPDVLAADIRAFHREIVSIGG; this comes from the coding sequence ATGACCCCTTTCACCATCGCCATTGCCGACGCGGAGATCGTTGCGCTCAAAAGCCGGCTGCAACACGCGCGCTTCCCGGACGAAGTCGAGGATGCCGGCTGGGACTACGGCACCAGCGTGCCCTTCTTGCGCCGCTTCGTCGCGTACTGGGGTAATGCGTTCGACTGGCGGGCGGCTGAGGCGCGCCTGAACCGCTATCCGCAGTTCACCGCCATGGTCGACGGCGAGATGGTGCATTTCGTCCATGTGCGCGGCAAGGGCGCCAACCCCGTGCCGGTGCTGCTGGCCAATGGCTGGCCAAGCAATTTCGTCGAGCTGCTGCCGCTGGTCGACCGGCTGACCGCCGAGGTCGATGGGGGATCGTTCGACGTGATCATCCCCTCCCTGCCCGGCTACGGCTTTTCCAGCCGGCCGACCAGGAAGGGCATGAACCTGACGCAGATCGGGCATCTCTGGGCCAAACTCATGCAGCAACTCGGCCATTCCCGTTTCCTCGTGTCGGGCTCGGATCTCGGCGGCGGCGCCGTGCTGGGGCTGGTGCGTCACTACCCGGAGCGCCTGCTCGGCGCACACTACTGCAACGTGTTTTCAGGGTATCCGCGGCCGCCTGAGCCGACGGCCGAGGAAGTCGAGTACTTCAGGCGGGTCGACCATTCCAGTTTCGTCGAGGGCGCCTATGCGCTGCTGCACGGCACCAAGCCGACCTCGCTGGCGGTGGGACTCAACGATTCGCCCGCCGGGCTTGCAGCTTGGATCATCGAGAAGTTCCATCACTGGGGCGATACCGGCGGCGATGTCGAGAGCGTCTTCCCGTTCGAGACGCTGGCGACGCTGCTCTCGGTCTATTGGTTCACCGAAACCATCGGTTCCTCGGTCCGGCTCTACAAGGAAGCCTTCGCCGACCAGGAACTGCTCGCGCCGATGCCCACGCACGACGTGCTGCAAGGCGTGCTGGTCCCCGCCGAAAGCGACCTGCCCGCGCCGCGCGCCTGGGGCGAAAGGAACCTCCAGAACCTCGTCCACTGGAACGAGGCGCGGCAGGGCGGGCACTTTCCGGCGCTGGAAGTCCCCGACGTGCTGGCCGCCGACATCCGGGCGTTCCATCGGGAGATCGTTTCCATCGGAGGCTGA
- the xylB gene encoding xylulokinase: protein MTYLGIDIGTSGVKALLIDRAGQPLGEATAKAVEPTRPHPGWSEQNPRDWWNATLEAIDKLSKSHPAELAKVRGIGLSGHMHGATLLDRNDEVLRPSILWNDGRSAAECAEMEAALPSLRDIAGNIAMPGFTAPKIAWVRKHEPEIYGRIAKVLLPKAYIRLLLTGEHIEEMSDASGTLWLDVGKRDWSDELLALTGLNRSHMPRLVEGSAASAPLKSEFASRWGMSGDVVVAGGAGDNAAAACGIGAIKPGEGFVSLGTSGVLFVSNDRFRPNTRGAVHAFCHAIPETWHQMGVILSATDSLNWLAKITGQDPAKLAGAAEAGFKGPGEEIFLPYLSGERTPHNNAAARGSFTGLSHSTDAALLAQAVMEGVAFAFRDCQRVLQDAGTEMGQLLAVGGGSKSELWLKLIATNLDTEIALPEDGDFGGALGVARLGLCAAEGADPAEIMTMPAIKRVIKPEPALKSAYSEQYARYRALYPAIEEARK from the coding sequence ATGACCTATCTCGGCATCGATATCGGCACATCCGGCGTCAAGGCGCTGCTCATCGACCGGGCCGGCCAACCGCTCGGCGAAGCCACCGCCAAGGCGGTCGAGCCCACCCGGCCGCATCCCGGTTGGTCGGAGCAGAACCCCAGGGACTGGTGGAACGCGACGCTCGAAGCGATCGACAAACTGTCGAAGTCGCATCCGGCGGAGCTGGCCAAGGTGCGCGGCATCGGGCTTTCCGGCCACATGCATGGTGCGACGCTGCTCGACCGCAACGACGAGGTGCTGCGACCCTCTATCCTGTGGAATGACGGGCGCTCGGCGGCGGAGTGCGCAGAGATGGAAGCCGCGCTGCCGAGCCTGCGCGACATCGCCGGCAATATCGCCATGCCGGGATTCACCGCGCCAAAGATCGCCTGGGTGCGCAAGCACGAGCCGGAGATCTACGGCCGGATCGCCAAGGTGCTGCTGCCCAAGGCGTATATCCGGCTGCTGCTGACCGGCGAGCATATCGAAGAGATGTCCGACGCCTCGGGCACGCTGTGGCTCGATGTCGGCAAGCGCGACTGGTCTGATGAGCTGCTGGCGCTGACCGGGCTCAACCGTTCGCACATGCCGCGGCTGGTCGAGGGTTCGGCCGCCTCGGCCCCGCTGAAGAGCGAATTCGCCAGCCGCTGGGGCATGTCGGGGGATGTGGTGGTCGCCGGCGGCGCCGGCGACAATGCGGCCGCAGCCTGCGGCATCGGCGCGATCAAGCCGGGCGAGGGCTTCGTGTCGCTCGGCACGTCGGGCGTGCTGTTCGTTTCGAACGACCGCTTCCGCCCCAATACCCGGGGCGCTGTGCACGCCTTCTGCCATGCTATTCCGGAGACCTGGCACCAGATGGGGGTGATCCTGTCGGCCACCGACAGCCTCAACTGGCTGGCCAAGATCACCGGCCAGGATCCGGCCAAACTCGCCGGCGCCGCCGAGGCCGGCTTCAAGGGCCCGGGCGAGGAGATCTTCCTGCCCTACCTGTCAGGTGAGCGCACCCCGCACAACAATGCGGCGGCGCGCGGCAGCTTTACCGGCCTCAGCCATTCCACCGACGCGGCCCTCCTGGCCCAGGCGGTGATGGAAGGGGTCGCCTTCGCCTTCCGCGACTGCCAGCGGGTGCTGCAGGACGCCGGCACCGAAATGGGCCAGCTGCTCGCCGTCGGCGGCGGGTCGAAATCCGAACTGTGGCTCAAACTGATCGCCACCAATCTCGATACCGAGATCGCACTGCCCGAGGACGGCGATTTCGGCGGCGCGCTGGGCGTCGCCCGGCTCGGCCTCTGCGCCGCGGAAGGCGCCGATCCCGCCGAGATCATGACCATGCCGGCGATCAAGCGGGTGATCAAACCCGAGCCGGCGCTCAAGTCTGCCTATTCGGAACAATATGCGCGCTACCGCGCCCTTTACCCTGCCATCGAGGAGGCCCGTAAGTGA
- a CDS encoding aldose epimerase family protein produces MSVAVEEFGSFNGKRVEQFKLRSDTGVEVDIISWGVLVRDWRVPVAGGLRSVVLGYDKFDSYPAHSPYFGSLAGRVANRIRNAQFTLDGETYNLASNFVTHTLHGGPEGIGRLVWDGEADSANNAVRFTLDSPDGAMGFPGNVRFSATYTLTGNRLRLDLGAKADRRTPINVVQHQYFNLGTGPDVLDHTFKIDAAAYTELGGPLIPTGAILPVDGTIWDFRQGRTMRDAEGKPIDYDGNVVLNTDRRFEDPVAVVTGPDKLLTLKLYTDRPGLQVYNSVTTDVSAEGKHYGHHCGFCLEDQDLPDAVNHPHFPSTIYGPERDYSHRVDIEIA; encoded by the coding sequence ATGAGCGTCGCGGTGGAAGAGTTCGGCAGCTTCAATGGTAAGCGGGTCGAACAGTTCAAGCTTCGGAGCGACACCGGGGTCGAAGTCGATATCATCTCCTGGGGCGTGCTGGTGCGCGATTGGCGCGTGCCGGTGGCGGGCGGCCTGCGCTCGGTGGTGCTCGGCTACGACAAGTTCGACAGCTATCCGGCCCATTCGCCGTATTTCGGTTCGCTCGCGGGGCGCGTCGCCAACCGCATCAGGAATGCGCAGTTCACCCTCGATGGCGAGACCTACAACCTCGCCAGCAATTTCGTTACCCACACCCTGCATGGCGGCCCCGAGGGCATCGGCCGCCTGGTCTGGGATGGCGAGGCGGACAGCGCCAATAACGCGGTGCGCTTCACCCTCGATTCGCCCGATGGCGCCATGGGCTTCCCGGGCAATGTCAGGTTCAGCGCCACCTATACCCTGACCGGCAACCGCCTGCGGCTCGATCTCGGCGCCAAGGCCGATCGCCGCACGCCGATCAACGTGGTGCAGCACCAGTACTTCAACCTCGGCACCGGCCCCGATGTGCTCGACCACACCTTCAAGATCGATGCCGCGGCTTATACCGAACTCGGCGGCCCGCTGATCCCGACCGGCGCCATCCTGCCGGTCGACGGCACCATCTGGGATTTTCGTCAGGGCCGCACCATGCGCGACGCCGAGGGCAAGCCGATCGACTATGACGGCAACGTCGTGCTCAACACCGACCGCCGTTTCGAGGATCCGGTGGCGGTGGTCACCGGCCCCGACAAGCTCCTGACGCTGAAGCTCTATACTGATCGGCCGGGCCTGCAGGTCTACAACTCGGTGACCACCGACGTCTCCGCCGAGGGCAAGCACTACGGCCACCATTGCGGCTTCTGCCTCGAGGACCAGGATCTGCCCGACGCTGTGAACCACCCGCATTTCCCTTCGACCATCTACGGCCCGGAGCGCGATTACAGCCATCGCGTCGATATCGAGATCGCCTGA